The Rhododendron vialii isolate Sample 1 chromosome 8a, ASM3025357v1 genome has a window encoding:
- the LOC131335214 gene encoding uncharacterized protein LOC131335214, which produces MKSIVHRARFLFLCLLFTTVLLLLLLSRISVDAPTGLSVPAETRSEPVRVNQSSLRPAVQPSCATVEEMGEQAYSKEASWKESLRVRSIIRDHFDFHGAPRVRGLPPEQFCKQGFVLGKASEAGFGNEMYKILTAAGLSIMLNRSLIIGQTRGKFPFESYLSYTNLAFTMKEVKHLWRLNDCMGKYGRRLNVRTDDFEKPTGTNTLCSNWRTWKQPIIWFQGTTDAVAAQFFLKNIHTQMSSAGSALFGKTQLLHSRPNTFGELMRVIISPSKSVEEAVNWVLNGGPDPHLALHMRLLMNRSPRAVKAALNCIKKVLFRNCHQVLRPRVVLVSDTPSVINDLKPKLQEFAEVLHFDYNMYKGSISGKKTARMQQLGFRVKDWGPAPRWVAFVDFFLASRAKHAVVSGAHRRVGTTYAQLIAALAAAHQLDENHATNFSFISSFQSNLLSEGLQKQIGWGHVWNRFAGPLSCRNQQNQCALTPLLPPGWWDGILQSAIPRDVRRLETYGVKLNGFGSVDENHLRSFCMSRKDTTKTIPVTRKCTGLTCA; this is translated from the exons ATGAAATCCATCGTCCACCGTGCCAGATTCCTTTTCCTCTGCCTCCTCTTCACCACTGTGCTGCTCCTCCTGCTTCTCAGCCGGATCTCCGTTGATGCCCCGACCGGACTCTCCGTTCCGGCCGAAACCCGGTCTGAACCGGTGAGAGTGAACCAAAGCTCACTGCGGCCGGCGGTTCAGCCCTCTTGCGCGACGGTCGAAGAGATGGGGGAGCAAGCGTATTCCAAGGAAGCGTCTTGGAAGGAGAGCCTCAGAGTTCGTTCAATCATTCGTGACCACTTCGATTTTCACG GTGCTCCTAGAGTTCGGGGACTGCCACCTGAGCAGTTCTGCAAACAAGGTTTTGTGTTGGGGAAAGCATCAGAAGCTGGTTTCGGAAATGAGATGTACAAGATATTGACTGCTGCTGGATTAAGTATCATGTTAAACCGGTCACTTATCATCGGGCAAACCAG GGGGAAATTCCCATTTGAGAGTTACCTTTCTTATACCAACCTTGCTTTTACTATGAAAGAAGTGAAGCATCTATGGAGATTGAATGACTGTATGGGGAAGTATGGAAGGCGTCTGAATGTGAGGACAGACGATTTTGAGAAGCCCACGGGAACAAATACCCTTTGCAGTAATTGGAGAACATGGAAACAGCCAATCATATG GTTTCAAGGTACAACTGATGCTGTAGCCGCTCAGTTCTTCTTGAAGAATATACACACTCAAATGAGCAGTGCCGGTTCTGCTTTATTTGGAAAGACTCAACTTCTTCATTCTAGACCTAATACATTCGGAGAGTTGATGCGAGTAATCATATCTCCTTCAAAAAGTGTTGAAGAAGCTGTCAACTGGGTGCTTAATGGAGGTCCTGATCCTCATCTTGCCTTGCACATGCGCTTGCTAATGAACAG GTCTCCGAGAGCAGTTAAGGCAGCGCTGAATTGCATTAAAAAGGTCCTGTTTAGAAATTGCCACCAGGTGTTGAGACCACGCGTGGTTTTGGTTTCTGATACCCCTTCCGTGATTAATGATCTCAAGCCAAAGCTGCAGGAATTTGCTGAG GTTCTTCATTTTGACTACAACATGTACAAAGGAAGTATTTCTGGCAAAAAAACAGCTAGAATGCAACAATTGGGTTTTAGAGTGAAGGACTGGGGACCAGCACCAAGATGGGTTGCTTTTGTGGACTTCTTTCTTGCTTCCCGTGCTAAACATGCCGTCGTTTCAGGGGCCCACCGGCGTGTTGGAACCACCTATGCACAGCTTATTGCAGCACTGGCAGCGGCTCACCAACTTG ATGAAAACCATGCTACAAATTTCTCCTTCATCAGCAGTTTCCAGAGTAATTTGTTGTCGGAAGGGTTGCAAAAACAAATTGGATGGGGACACGTCTGGAATAGATTTGCTGGTCCATTGAGTTGCCGTAATCAACAGAACCAGTGTGCACTCACTCCGCTTCTTCCCCCTGGTTGGTGGGATGGGATTTTGCAATCGGCAATCCCACGCGATGTACGTAGGTTGGAAACATACGGTGTAAAACTCAATGGTTTTGGATCAGTCGATGAAAACCATCTACGGTCTTTTTGTATGTCTCGGAAAGATACTACTAAAACCATCCCAGTTACTCGCAAGTGTACTGGCTTGACTTGTGCCTAA
- the LOC131335215 gene encoding bidirectional sugar transporter N3-like: protein MGGFSGHNLAFVFGLLGNAISFFVFLSPLPTFYQIRKKKSTEGFQSVPYVVALFSAMLLMYYAFLKTNATLLITINSFGCFIEAIYIGVFIFYAPKKIQTVKLLVSMIGGFGLILITTHFVKGPTRVQIVGWICLLFSVSVFAAPLGILKQVIRTKSVEFMPFSLSFSLTLNAVMWFFYGLLINDYNIAIPNVLGFFFGVVQMLLYAFYKNKTKKVVMEEKIQPAEQLKNQVIVVVEEEEKKQPPPPPELAEQVIDIAKLRAMVCPVAPYPNGCGMTGDFPLARPNMEIPVSV, encoded by the exons atgggaggaTTCTCTGGTCACAATTTGGCTTTCGTATTTGGCCTTCTAG GCAACGCTATCTCGTTCTTCGTGTTCCTTTCGCCACT GCCGACATTTTACCAAATACGCAAGAAGAAATCCACCGAAGGATTCCAGTCCGTTCCGTACGTGGTTGCCCTGTTCAGTGCCATGCTGTTGATGTACTACGCATTTCTCAAGACCAATGCCACCCTCCTCATCACCATCAACTCCTTCGGCTGCTTTATAGAGGCTATTTATATAGGAGTTTTCATCTTTTATGCGCCCAAGAAG ATTCAGACTGTGAAACTACTTGTGTCGATGATCGGAGGGTTCGGGTTGATCCTCATCACAACTCACTTTGTAAAAGGCCCGACACGCGTCCAAATTGTTGGTTGGATTTGCCTGCTTTTCTCTGTGAGCGTATTTGCAGCACCTCTCGGCATATTG AAACAAGTGATACGAACCAAGAGCGTGGAGTTCATGCCGTTTTCTTTATCCTTTTCTCTCACACTCAACGCGGTCATGTGGTTCTTCTATGGCCTTCTAATAAACGACTATAACATTGCT ATTCCCAATGTCTTGGGCTTCTTCTTTGGTGTTGTTCAGATGTTGCTTTATGCTTTttataagaacaaaacaaagaaagttGTTATGGAGGAGAAAATACAACCAGCTGAACAACTGAAAAACCAAgtgatagtggtggtggaggaggaggagaagaagcagccgccgccgccgcctgaACTAGCTGAACAAGTGATCGACATCGCAAAGCTCAGAGCAATGGTTTGTCCGGTGGCCCCTTATCCAAACGGATGTGGCATGACCGGAGACTTCCCGCTGGCTAGGCCAAATATGGAAATTCCAGTGTCTGTCTAA